The DNA region atgattaagacatgaattagcgtctgggtccccacagcaaaggagtcgttggagttgcccgaaggacctataacaagTGGACGtggcaagaagtttaaagaagcacttcaaggattcatggtgagctACCAAGGAAGTCATCAAAATTGGGTGTCTAAGTTAGAGGAGCTtgaggaacatggacacaatgatggaagtgtttggaatgtaattcaagtgctaaataaccatgaggacagcagcacgcgCACACCCGCGACCGCGCACACCCGCGCCATAAGCAGCGTAGCCGCGCGCGCGCATGCGCGCCTGAACCGGCGCGACCGCGCGCTCCGCGCGCGCCATCGCGCGTGAATCGGCGCTGCAGCGCGCCCCGGGCTGGTGCAAGGCAGAATGCCGCGCTCCATCACACGAGAAGTCGCGCCACCGCGTGCACTGCCGTGTCAAACTTGCTAGACAACTtttgttatgactttttacactactttttcatgttttattgattatatatgcattctatcagaccatgaacgaaatAATTCAGAGATATAAGAAATTTCTTGAggtttctctcaatattcaaggctattttagcttggttcttcacaaaatcaaacttatcaaagattgcatctttgtggcatttgtaaattattttcgcacggattgtcaaaacaatttctttgaaggttcgtatgaaattcgattgttattatcgttgatatttgttgctaagtgttaatcgcttagaggtgaatatcacaaatcgttgcttgtttcaaaagatcgggacaacataatcgatccttgttcgttattgaattgagggcgcgattctaattaatcgtgtttgcttctcattcctacgaggattcgtatcatttggtattagagcttttggttctctttgattcaagtaagttatcgttgctattttcagatctgtttaaaatttcgttcggttctcagatctgtgttatcctttcgttgctattttcagatctgtctaaaatttcgttctgttctcagatctgtgttttcctttcgtttttattttcagatctttctaaaattttgttctgttatcagatctgtgttatactttcgtttctgttttcagatccgtgttatcctttgtattgttgtaagatctgcgttattctagcgttctttgttttgtgcagtccaagtgagatagttgcgagtgtccacgagttgaatcttgttagtttgatatacaagtacaaagcttgagcacatcttagagagaactatcaaattcgagtgaaaacacttgagtgcgagggttatttctttggagtgaccagtgagtattttgtagtgaggaaaaaaaagaaaaaaaaaagagagtcgagtgaattttcattggagtgaccagtgaggattcgtggtgagaaaatttattttttattatattctactaaccttttcttgcaggtataatggttgacgatcgtcaatttcaaaAAATGTTGAGAGGGTTGAATAGAAtttgggagaaggagtttaagcctctacgtgaGAGGTATAGGCGGAGTGAAGGAGAGGAGAGGTATGATAGGCAAGATGATGGGAATAGATgaggtagtagatttggtggGGATAGAGCTTTGCACGTGGATCATGGTGATGATAGGAGATGTGAGGAGAATAGAAGAGTGGGCAGAAGAAGTGAACGTGATGTGGGTAGGGAGTCATTGACACCCAATTGGCGGACGAGcttggaagaggaaattattGATAGGCCAATGAAGGAGTCGAGACGTGAAGCtaccaaatatgaatatcaaggtacaagtaaatactcaaattcaagcacttttgatattatatgttgttggtgctTAAAATTTGGGCATGATACTAGCCAATGTCAACATAAGGAGCTGACAGTAGTAGAGTCGTCGGTTGAActtaaatctcaagtggaggttgagatTGTTCGAGAATTTGAACATGAAGTTGAGGTTGTAGAAGAACCTGAATTTGAGGTTGTGGTTGAGAAagttgttgatgataatattcCACTAGTTGATGAGTCGAATGATGTTAAATTGTGTACAGTGGAAAGTGAATCATTGAGTGGTAAAGAAATGTGTGATTTGTCTATTAAGGAGGAGGAGAGTAGGCAAGAAGAAACTTTGTTGCTAAAAACATTTGAAGAGAAACATATTTCTTTTGCTCAATTGAAACgaaaagaaattattgatgatcaattgaaatatattgaaaagagtgaaaaaaaatttgatatggTCGAAAAAATgagtgaacaaaagagtgagatgaccatagaaaaaaaaagaagagaatgATGAAAtcagagaaaaagaaaaagaaaaagaggcgaaagcaaaagaaaagaaaaataatttgaagacACAAAACAGTGAGGTTGAGAGTTGCTTATTCTTGCATAAACCctttcatgtacctttgtacaaagtggtttattctcattgtgatgatatagccggttcaatcccgagcattatTATTTCTCCTTTGCAGGATTTCGATGAAGACATGATGAGGAGACGAGCAAATGAGAAAGGTGTAAAAAtgcaatgggatgatccatttgaTGTTGAGAACACTCACCgtgaggtaaggttagttgccaacgcaacaaccatgaggtatgactttcgtCCTTATCTTACTTCGTTGTTGTGTTGTATTCAAGCATTTGGTGAGAGAGTTGACAGTGGGATGTCTAAAGGGTCTAACTGTGAATTAACCTTTGTGCCTAGAAGTCAAAGATTTGAGAATGATGACATATTGAATAGatcaaatttaaatgttagtgattgtgatttttcaagagttgtcaaattgatgagttttagtcatgacaatgaattgtatgcattatgttcaaatctttgggTTGAGTTAAATGTTTACATGGGTAGTACATCTAGTTTTGGCTAGATTCTTATATCGTGCATGAACTATGTCTTATTCCTAGTtagctatggtcgtacacgtgtatggatttcacttgtgtgttaactaggtctaagaaggggagaaatattatttttgtgatacttaatggtattttatcatttggtgtcatttATTATTTGGTATATGGTAAAGTGATGAGTTTATAGGAAAGGCAATGGTGATGTTGGGAATTCTAGTGCTGAAGGAGCGAGCAAACAATAGCACCCACAAACTTgagtttaaaggtaagcatgttgataatttaatcatttttattactaacttgcttcgttttttttttttttgcgtaggtggacaagatttgaggacaaatccttttcaagaaggggaggatgatgcaaacgtggttggtcaagcaccaaagaaggcaAGGGAGTcattggagttgcccgaaggacctataacaagGGGAcatagcaagaagtttaaagaagcacttcaaggattcatggtgagctACCAAGGAAGTCAACCAAATTGGGTGTCTAAGTTAGAGGAGCTtgaggaacatggacacaatgatggaagtgtttggaatgtaattcaagtgctaataaccatgaggacagcagcacgtGCGACGTAGCCGCGCGCACGCATGCGCGCCTGAACCGGCGTGACCGCGCGCTCCGCACGTGCCATCGCGCGTGAATTGGCGCTGCCACGTGCCCCGGGCTGGTGCAAGGCAGAATGCCACGCGCCATCGCGCGAGAAgtcgcgccaccgcgcgcactGCCGTGTCAAACTTGCTAGACAACTtttgttatgactttttacactactttttcatgttttattgattatatatgcattgtatcagaccatgaacgaaatAATTCAGAGATATAAGAAATTTCTTGAGGTTTCTCTCAATATTCGAGGCTATTTTAGCTtggttcttcacaaaatcaagcttatcaaagattgcatctttgtggcgtttgtcaattatTTTCGCAcgaattgtcaaaacaagttctttgaatgTTCGTAtcaaattcgattgttattatcgttgatatttgttactaagtgttaatcgcttagaggtgaatatcacaaatcgttgcttgtttcaaaagatcgggacaacataatcgatccttgttcgttattgaattgagggcgcgattctaattaatcgtgtttgcttctcattcgtacgaggattcgtatcacactggctcctatatgtgtcgcaactgtacccaacctcgccacctgatgactctcctggagccggtaaacgagtcaaagcacaaccaTAGCATATAGAGTcgcagtgttgtcccgggtcgtaaggactaatggtgtacaatcataaccacggacttatcctctcgatgaatgataaccacttggaaagttcgaggaagggttgttcggtataatcatcatatgactacccatctgctagtctcgagctcaagcgacctttatccatgttttaggcggctgaatcgactaggaacgaatttagagcatacagtgtttacaaatgagtttcaacatcgaattacgattcatttgtattaaagtataatcaaggactttatctatgtttgataacatgagtatacagataaagaaattacaaaccatgaaataatgaattatattaaaataaagattgtttattacaactgagtcaataaaatccctaaccaacagttggcttgcagggcatctactctaacatggACCGGGGTCATGAAGTGTACTTGGGGCTTCCAATTTTTTCTATGAGGAGTTAAAAGGTTCGGTTTAACTATTTGACAGAGAAAGtggccaaaaaaattaaaagctgGGAAAATAAAACTTTCTCTGAAGGCAAGAGTTCTCCAAGCGATCCCCAGTTCCCGACGTAGCTCTGTCATGTTTTCGAATACCCAAATTCCATGGGAGGCATGGGCTTTAGGAAGCTTGAAATTTCAACAAAGCTTTTCTTGCCAAGCAAACATGGCGCATGGTAACCAATCCGAATTCTTTAAGCGCGTGAGTCctcaaatcaatatatttcagaCATAGCAATATTATGGAGGCTGCATTGGGTCATAATCTGTTTTATGTATGGGGATCGCTACTGTGGAGTAGGGAACTATTGAAAGATGGGCTGATTTGGTTGATTGAGAACGGAAGTTCAGTAAAgatatataatgaaaaatgCGTACCAAGTTTGTTACATAATGTGTACACGTCATTGACACAGGGTTGATAGTTGGATGGTTATCACATTAGTTAGACAGCTGGACACTAGCTTGATTAGTCAGGATATAAATAGCTTGACTTTTGTAATCAAACAAGATGCTGGAAATTCATTTTACTTTCTTCTTCTTTCATATTTCCTCTCTGAACGAGAAGCTTAACTGCTTCAATGGCAGATCATTGCTTCTctttaacatggtatcagagctgatcTCTTCCGCATCTGATTGAATCTGTCCATGGCAGCACATACAACCAATTTTAGCTTTAGTGATCCCCTCTATTTGCATCCATCTGATGCTCCAGGTGTTTCGTTGGTCTCGGAACCCTAGATTGGTATAGAGAACCATGGAGTTTGGAGTAGGGCAATGCTCTTAGCACTGCGAGCGAAAAACAAGCTCGGTTTCATCAATGGATCCTGTCGCAAGCCAGCTGATAATCATCCTACTCTACATCAAAGGGAGAGATGTAACGCAATTGTTCTCTCATGGTTAATGAGTTCGGTTTCGAAGGAAATTTTCAGCGGGATCATATATTGCACTGAGGCTTCCGCTGTTTGGACAGATCTGAAGGAaagatttgataaaatttgtgGATCGAGAATTTTTTCTCTTCACCGTGAAATTTCACATCTCTCACAAGGCTCTTCATCCATTTCAATGTATTTTTCAAACTTGAAGAAGCTATGGGATGAGTACTCCTCTCTGGTTACGCTTCCTTCGTGCGGATGTGCCACTGCTAAGGCATATCTTGATCATGATCAACATCAGCGTCTTCTACAATTTCTAATGGGACTGAATGAGACGTATGGGCATGTTCGTAGTCAAATTTTGATGTTAGATCCCTTGCCATCTGTCAATCAAGCATATTCCATTGTCAGTCAAGAGGGATCGCATCGAGCAGCTCTTTCTTCTCACCTGAATGCTGAATTACCTGATGTTGCTTTTTTTCTTCTTCGAATAAAAAAGTGGATTCAGTAAAATGCGAGCATTGCAACATTCTAGGTCATACAAAGGATCAATGCTTTCGTTTGATTGGCTACCGTCCTGGTCACAATTTACACAGGAAGTTTCCTCAATCTAAGAACTACAAGTTCACTCAGAAGCCTTCGAAATTCTCTGCTCATAATAGTGTCAATACTACGGCTGATCCTTGCAGTGTCTCTGATGAATCAAAAGCCATTCCTCATATGGCTCATACCTTTACTGATGCTCAATATCAGCAATTATTACGATTGCTTGATCAAcctattgttagagtaggtgtccgtcgagccaagtgttggccgagtgttcacaatgaaactctatgtataaacaatctttattttaataatatttgaaattattattggcacatctttatctgtatacccatgctagttgcatagataaagcccttgaatatacaaataatagaaagaatatgagatgctcatatgatgagtaccatgaaactcatatttggaatctgtatattctaaacagttccaagtcgattcagccgccgctaagaaggatataggccgctcgagtttgagactagtatctgcgatgtgagtaccatgtttcattggtaggggacattgtgatgtccgagcatgcagataggtgctcctggtagagtgcactgatcaaccctccataaaggactttccaagtggttctcacttatcgagtggaaaagtcctagtttatggttgtacaccattagtccttatgacccgggacaacattgagactctatgtgctaaaattacactttgacttgtttaccgactctcatggggtcatcaggtggcaaggttgggtgttctgtcgaaacatataggagtcgatgcattgtagtcggggattcaccgcttaccttcgggtatggatatcctatgtgttctcatgtgtatgtaggttgaaatctctgatcagagtatggtggtaattatgaaaggggtttcatagattacaccatcgatgcaactacgacatgacacatagtatcgattcattaacaactctcgataaaccaatggttgtcgaatcggtcgggatatatgagttgaagggaccgtactgtacgctaaccataattgaatggtttttgcaggcactatcatttgatacctagggaatcatgtaagcgatgctgctaggcgtttaacatggttggttgggtactatcagacttgagttctgacgttcttgttatcaaggagttgataagtaagaatggagcaattagggtatgctcatataaggacatgtttagcccgaatcacatggagatgtgaacccacggctagttgtatcaatgaaccattgagaccacacaagtactagctttctagatcccgttgagaagtaaaatagttcaatgtgttgaacggcttataaatgagtttataagcgtaaggaaaaaattagaagtatgacttctatgagagaaatataacttttaatttgtggaagtgttcctagattaaaagtaggccaagtgaataatgtatttgaaaattgtgattttcataaacattattatggactaaattaaattaattcaagtgttgaattaattaaacactagtggacctagtagagtccaaataattaaattagttcaagtgttgaattaattaaataacattggaccttatagagcccaattggaaataattgtttaactagtggacttgagtaaaatcaagtaaagtttaattgggctcaaatatgtttgagacaattaaattaaagtccatgggccttgtaattgttataaGCCCACTCaaaaatgcatgcatgggaggtgaagagttgggagaaaACTTTTTGaataaccaaggcatggcatgcacatgcttaactcaactttttcaaggaccaagaaaagtcttccaacCTCTTTCCCTCCCTCACTTTGGCCGAAAATTCCTCTCCTaattctctccatttttctcttcattttggttgaggaattcttacacttctcaaagaaaaatcctcatatttttctagtgcaaaatatgagaagaTCTACTTAGttagtggtgggcttgattttgaaggaagaactcaaggacaaggagagcttgtagatttgtcttgcctttgaagagccaagttgtttacaacttggttcgagccatcatcaacctcaagaggttgataggtataatttctcaacaccctatgtatgacaaaggtgtttagtatatgttacacactagtacaaaggtgttcaaatttttcttaaaatatggGTTTTCTTGCCTAGAAAAgaatttttgaacttccgttgcgcatttgaataccataaaatcgatccctttcaccTATGTCCACTCCAGCAGCTACAGTTAATTTGGTAGGTACATTTACTAGCCTGATGACAGTTTCAAAGGACACTGATTGGATATTAGACACTGGGGCAAATGCTCATATTACAGGTACTTCAAGTGTTTTGCAATCTACTCAGCCGTGTGCTTCATCCTCTGGTTCGGTCAGGCTGCCAAATGGTAACATTACCCCTATTCTTTCATGTGGTTCAGTTCAACCTTCCCCCTTCATATAACCTACCTAAAGTTCTTTTTGTTCCTGATTTTAGCTTTAATCTTCTATCCATCTCCCAATTCACCAGAGATCATAATTGCTTTGTTGTCTTCTACCCAAATTTCTGTTTATTTCAGGACCTCTTCACTGGGAGGATCATGGGGATTGGTAGACAAAAGCATGGGTTATGCTATCTTGATCGATTCCGTAGCAGTATAGCAACACCTGTTCAATCAAATGTGCATTCTAGCTGTAATCTGAACTCTCATTCTTGTGTTTTTTCTGCTAGTATAACTGATGACATTGATCTATGGCATAAAAGATTCGGCCATTTATCTGTTTCTCGTTTATATTGCTTACCTTTTATTAAAAGTAAGTCTCTTTTATCTCATTGCTCTGTTTGCCCAATGGCCAAACAAACCAGGCGTCCCTTTCCCATTAGAGAACAATCACAGTCCACTCATGTTTTTCAACTCCTTCACATAGATATATGGGGTCCTTTTCGAACCCCTGCTCATAATGGTGCCCGATATTTCCTTACCCTGGTTGATGACTTCTCGAGATGCACGTGGGTTTTCCTCTTACAATTCAAATCTGATACGTTCCAGTGTTGTAATCAAACTAGATGCTGGAAATTCATTTTACTTTCTTCTTCTTTCATATTTCCTCTCTGAACGAGAAGCTTAACTGCTTCAATGGCATATCATTGCTTCTCTTTAAAAAAGTTTTCAAAGAAATCTTGGAAAACTACTCTCCAACGATCAAACTTTGGTCAAGACCCTAACTTCGAATTGCAGTTGGTAAATAAGCACCATAAATgacaattttcaaccatttgtGGCATCTGAAATCATAGCAATCCCCTTACCACGTTTTAGTAGAGTGGGTTCCCGGTTTTGGAGATATGATTAGTAAATACTCAGTGCGAGATGGATATCAATTGGGAATGGAACTATATACTCCACCGGAGAATCAATCCAAAGTAGTAACAAGGCTGTGGTGGAAGTTCTTATGGACTATATCCCTTATCCCGAAATTTCGTATTTACTGGTGGACATTGTTCCGCGACTATATCTCAACTGCTTGGAATCTGCTGACTCACCATGTTCTAGTTTCATGTCGTTGCAATATCTGCAATCGTGAGAGAAAAACATCGAGCCATGCACTTTTCTCATGCATTACGTATGAGTAAATATAGTTGGAAATGAACGCAGTTTTATCATCTCATTGCTCGACTACAAGGAATGGATTTGAAGGACGTTTGTTACCTTCTGATGCATGAGCTTGGGAGAACAGAATTCGAGAAGGTGGTCATTTGCACTTGGAATATGGAAAGAAAGAAACAACTATACCCACTCAGATGATGGCAGaagctccaacactgatattgAATGGTGCAAGGCAGGACGGACTTATGCTTGGCCCGTCCTAGGCTGTAGCACAtcccaattttttttacaaagagTTATAGAGATTCGAgccaattttaatttttttgtaaatatatatagagatttAAGCacaatctaatttttttaaaagatatcaCGGTGCAAATAACTCATAAAAGATAATATCTAGAATACTTATTTAACTTTCACAATGAATAAATGTAGATTTTCGATATTTCAAAAGGGGTTTGGTGCAAATAACTCATAAaagtgataaatttattttatcaattcttttatttaatagaatttaattttgaaagtacatttaaaatatattaaaaatagtttaaaatataagttttgAATCTAAGTAAAACTTGTCTTATATTACACGGGTTACATATTAATTTGagtaatatataaattttgaaaaatgatattgattaaacttcttttttaaaaattaactcTTCTATTTCGAATACGCTAGGAACaatagtttttttatataaaaaaaataccaatGTCATTTTGCtaactatttttatattaatatttcatatttatttatatatatataaattaatttattataataagttCGAGTCCACCTCAACTTTAATTTCTGGATCCGTCTCTGGTGCAGGGTCTTTCTCGACGAATTGCAGATGACTAACAAACTTGAAATGCAGAAGCTGGAAGGCAGTAGTGATGGGGCAGTTTCCTGATGGCAGACACCGCGGATCCAGATCATGCGCATGGACGTAGACGGCTATGTCAACCAACATTTGAATTTACATGCCATTGGAGGTGCTCTATGGGACCATCAGGGAAAAGCTTATTCTAGCTTTTGGGAAGCAGGTTACACTACCACTCTCAATGACACGTGGAAAACTACTAGCTCTACGGGAAGGATTATGGATTTTGATTGAAAAAGGATTACAAAATGTCCAGGTAGCAACATATTCTTGGAACCACAGAGAGTACATCGTCACATGAGGATTTGGGATATATAAACTTATGCGGCTGAAAATTAAGAACTTTTAAAGGGTCCAACAGTTTCGATGTTTTTCACATATCAAGAGATCAGCTAATAAAATCGCATATGctctagaaattttttttatttcttctcCACTCTTTTGTGAGCCTCCGAGAATTTTTCTGTTCGACCAACAAAATTTGTATATGACGATTTACATTCTTAACAAAATCTGCAAGTACTCTGTAAAAAAAAATGGTATGTAGAATTTATGGGGTtttaacgataatttttggatgTGAAAAGATGTcgttatttaaaaatatttggtaaGGATTTGGATAAGAATAAGCTAGTTTTGGATTGTAGTGAATTTACCGTAATATAAATCATAAGAGTCTTTCAGATTGAAACATCGATTTACCTTAATTTTTTACCCTTCCTGCCAACAATATACTTCAGCCCGTTGGGTCAGTGTTCCAAAGCCCAAACAATACTTGAATCTGGACTCTCTGTTGCTGCCCATTGCACGTGGAGATTCTTGTTCTGTCGATATTCTATTTGGATCACAATTTCAGATTGCAACATCGATTTACCTTAATTTTACTGAAATAATATATTCTTGTTATTGAATTACTTAATGCTCTgctgaaaaatataattaattgatgtttaattaaaaaattatgatgtattattatttttatacacAAAGACTCTCGTGAGAGACGATATCACATGTCAATTTGTAGTAAGGATATTCTATTTGGATcacaatttttattataaatatgagtaTGGTCGACCTTTCTCACGAATAAAAATCAGTAAAACCGTCTCACGAAAGAACTAATAATTTTTAATCGATTTAGATtgtgtttttaatttttatcatataataaaaaatagtaGGCAAGAGATAGAGTAGGTGGACTATTTCtaaaaaaaacacacaattTTATGGGAGAATAGCAATCAATTAGTCAAATCTCCGTTCAAAGGAGAATCTGTGCCAAATGATAATTCTTAAACAAAGGTGTCAAAAAACCTAATTGCTGGACAGTCGAACATTATGCAAGTAAAATGGCTTTATTCCAAACAACGATCATATTAGTCAATCAACGATCAAATTAGAAAACCACGTAAAATTTAACGACTTATTCCACTGTTTCTGTATAGGAAAATAGAATTATTCCTTGGAATAAAACCTAATTACCTAACCACTGATAAAATAAACCAGCTTGTTAAATCATATTCCATGCCTGAATTCCAGATTCTTCGACATCACATTGAATTGACAATAACTtttgagtaggtttcttgtgagacggtctcatgaatatatatatatgtgagacgtgtcaactctaccgatattcaaaataaaaagtaatactcctagcataaaaagtaatactttttcatggatgacccaaataaaagatcggtctcacaaaatacgagtcgttagaccgtctcacacaagtttttgtcaaactcTTTTATATCTAATATAAAACTTAACATttggaaaataaatttaaattttcatcagatgaatttttaattattttgttttaagTATTATGAGAAACGGGTAATTTGGGAGAGAGAATTTAGAAATTCTAGgggtataaaaattattattatttttgaaacttttaatAATCAATGGACTTGCGCACACTGGATCCAACCCTTACATACCAAGGAGGAATATTCCAGTTTCATTCTAAAGATTTCTAAAGCCACGTTGCGATATTGTATTCGTGCGTGTGTTACACGATATTATTGTGAGAGTGATTTCATAGGTATGCTGAGTTCTTCGGTATTGTCTTTTGGAGAAGGCGAAAGGCCACCACA from Primulina tabacum isolate GXHZ01 chromosome 14, ASM2559414v2, whole genome shotgun sequence includes:
- the LOC142523778 gene encoding uncharacterized protein LOC142523778, which gives rise to MLLALRAKNKLGFINGSCRKPADNHPTLHQRERCNAIVLSWLMSSVSKEIFSGIIYCTEASAVWTDLKERFDKICGSRIFSLHREISHLSQGSSSISMYFSNLKKLWDEYSSLVTLPSCGCATAKAYLDHDQHQRLLQFLMGLNETYGHVRSQILMLDPLPSVNQAYSIVSQEGSHRAALSSHLNAELPDVAFFLLRIKKWIQ